In Fragaria vesca subsp. vesca linkage group LG1, FraVesHawaii_1.0, whole genome shotgun sequence, the sequence AAACTAAACAAAAGCCAAATCAAACCTAATCAGAATCCACTGGATCTCGGAAAATCCGATTTTCGAAGAAGCGAAAACTGGAGATAGAATAAGTGGAGTGCGATTGAGTTAGGGGAAGCGTACGCTGCTCCTTGAAGAAGTAGTTGCCCTGGAGGCGGGAGCCGAGGCGATCGATGGCCTGGCCGGTCTCGCGGATCCAGAATCCGACGGTGTAGACGGCTCGTCCGAGGGTCCCCATCGACGGCGGAGCGAGCTTTGAGGAGTGTGAGATTGGAGGAGAGAGAGTAGGGTTTGTGAGGAATTAGGTGAGGCGGTGAGAGCAGAAGCTTTGGGTTTTTTCTGAGGACGAGAGCGAGCTTTGACGAAATGAAGAAGAAGGGGGCTGTGTGCTGGGCTCACTCCCTCACTAACTACCAAGAAACGGCATGTCGTACGGGGGGTAGAGTCACTTAGATTGACACGTCGTTCCATCTAAAACATATGTACAGGGAACACTCATACGACACGTTTACTTAAAATGAAATTCATCATGAACGAGAGACATAATAGAATAATATGTGGAGATTTCAATTTCATTGAGTTGTTTACTTACCGTATGAAATTGAAATAAGAATATAATTAATTACGATTGATTAATGTTGTTTACTTACAATAAAGAATTAGAATTAATTGAACTGGTATGATTAATTACTAAACTAACTTCCGAAAAAGTATGGGAATTTTTTGTTAATATAATTATGTGAGGATATTTTAGGTATAAAAAGTTTATTCCAGATAGTATCATTCTCAAACCCACATCTCCCCCTTGGTATTACAAATCCGCGTTATTAAAGAATCAATTCCGAGTTTGGAGGTGGGACCCACAATAATTCTTATTCTAGGTAAACACATGAATTCTCTTATCCCGTAATCATTCTCACACATCTTAATTTCATTCCAGGTTAGTAAACATGCCCTTAGTGTGAGCGAGAAAACATGGGCATGATCGAGCATATATACTTAAAAATGAAGAAAGTAAAGACAATCAGTCAATCACCACATGAACTCTTCCTCAACCGGACCTTTTATCAATCTCAATGAATTGAAAGGACTCTTGGAATTGATAAGAACTTAACTGATCAAAAAGTTAATTACTAATATGTATGATTATACAAGCTGAATAAGTAATTTACTGAAGAAAATAATTCGAATCTTAGTCTACTGAAACTAGGCTCTCCACATAGTCGATTGTCCTGTAATAACTGTATCTATCAGTTTCAACAAGTTGTGGAAGCCTTGCCGATTTCTGGATCGCAGGATCGTAACAATACAGCTCATTGGAAAAATAATCATCCCCTAAAATAAGGTATTCATCCTTCCAAGATCCTAATATATATCCCGGCAGTGCTGATGGTTCAAGTATAAACTGTTTAACCCAAGTGATTTGTGCAGTACCAGCAGAAGGCTCCTCAGTCATCACCCAAAGCTCGCCAAGTGGTTCATATTCAGGACCTCCTATAAATGCCAATGAATTTTTCCATGAAAGTAGTCTCATTCGATCAGTACTACTGCTCTCTGGTAATGGTATCACATGGAAGACCTCGTCGAGCAAATTGAATGACAAGACATGCGATCTTTGTTCCTGTATCCACAGAGGCGCGTACAGCACCCCATTCAAGGTGATTGAACGACTCGTTCCCAAGAAAAATGGACGTGATAAACAGCAGTAGTGGCTTTTGACTTCTCTCCAAGAATTTGTATTGCCGGTGAAGACTTTAGCTCGAATTGTGTTGTTAAGATCAGGTTGGAGAATGCTGACCACTTTGTAATCTCTAATGTCATGAAAGAACTCAAACCCTAGTAGATAATAATCATCCGTCTCAGGGAGAAACCTAAACTGCTTCGTGGCTGGGTTCCATACAACTATACACTGCGAAAGAATATCCGATTTCTTAAGACAAACCAAGCCTCTACTAGATCCCGCAGGACCCAACCAGTGCATGCTTGGACAGTTTATGAAAGGTAAATCCAAGCTCAAGTGTGTCGACTCATTGCGAAGCAATGATATTGTGTAAATTAAACCTTCATTGACCTTCTTTCTGCTGAAGAGAAGAAGGAAATTGGAATCCGAGCGTTGGAGATGAACGGCAGTGAAATAAGAGCTTTTTATGAGAGCATGCCACTCCTTTGAAACACACATAAACCTAAGTAAAGACTTTACCGGTAGTCTTGAGAGTATTTCAACAACATCTTCAGCAAAACAAGCGCTTCTTCCTTTGATTTCCATTCTTTCAGAGAAGCAAGAGAGCCTAGCTAGGTAGTTGTGTTGCTTATTTGTTTCGCCGGAATATTGTGGGAGGGGTTGTGACTTGTGACGGCCGGCTTATATCCCTATTCATATATATATATATATTGGATCTTTAGGGTTTGTAACAGATTGTGGGCTAGCTTTGAGCGGAAAAATTGGACCCGTGGGCGAAGGCACTAAACTGGCATGGTTAAAAAACTCTCCCTTAATCCCCTTAGGCAGAAAACAAACATTCGATGATGTTCAAATTCCATCTAAGCATAACTAGCCAGGGATAGTTGCCATATTATACATCACTGCTAATTATGCTAGCTAGGCAATATAAGCTGAAGAAAGATGTTGAATTATACAACAATTGATGGTTAGCTCAGTCTACTACTGAAAGTAGGCTCTCCATGTTGATTGCTTTGACATAAATGTAACGATTTGTTTGATCACATTGTGGAAGCTTTGTCAATTTCTGGCTCGTAGGATCGTAAAAATGCAGGTCATCACAAGTATTCTCTAAAAGATACTCATCCTTCCCAGATCCAAAGATACATACTCTTGCTGGCAGTCTTGAGGGTTTAACTATAAGCTGTTTAACCCAAGGCATATTTGTAGTACCAGAAGGCTCCTCAGTCATCATCCAAAGCTCACAGTCTAGATCTTCTTCATGCACTCGTATAAATGCCAATGAATTTTTCCATGGAAGTAAGTAGATGTACGTATATCAGTATATGATAAGTACTACTCTCTGGTAATGTTGTCACATCAAAGGACTCTTCGCAGTAGTTGAAGGACAACACAGAGAAATGAGAGAATATACATGTCTCCGTCGACAGCGGCGAATACAACCCCCATCCAATTCTATCCAAGGTGATTGAAGAAACCGTGTCGCATATAACTCCGGGTGAAGAACATCAGTGGCTTTTAATATCTGGATCATCATAGCCGCCGCCGCCAGTCCACAATACCAGTTTTTGAACCCTTTGAAGCATGAAGTCAAAGCCATAACTACGTACATAGCTGAAGAGACAGCTAGTACGACTAACCCTCATTAATCTTCTTTTACACAGAAGAAAAGCATATAGTTTAGGGTTTTTTAACTAACCATATAGTTAGTTATATAACTAACGATATTTAAACTTAAGATAGTTCCACCAGATTTATACTGTTGATCGATCAGTACTAGTTGTCACACAATCAAATTACCTTTCGTCATGGCGCCAAGCTACTCTATCTGCTACAAAGACCAGTCTAGCTTCTCTCATCAAGCCCTCCTAGTATACATAGGTGTCGAGCTTTCTCTAGCGAGGCTAATGCTCACACTCACCGGCTGGTTCCTATTCTTTCCTAGTTCATTGTTGTCTAGACCACATCACCTTGTGTGAAGCACATCTATAGGGAACACTCGGGTGTGCGAGAAAGCATGAGTGTACTTGGTTATGAAGAAAGTAAAGACAATCACCACATATATATACGGCACGAACTCTTCCTCAACCTTTATTAATCTCAATGAATTGAAAGGACCTAGTGAAGAACTCTTGGAATTGACAAGGACTTGATTTATCAAAAAGTTATGTACTAATATGATTATACAAGCTGAGTAAGTAATTTACTGAAGAAAATAATAATTGAATTTTACCACAACTTCATGCATGGTTGGCTCAGTCTACTGAAACTAGGCTCTCCACATAGTTGATAGCTTTTTTATAACTGTAATCATGTGTATGATCATGATGTGGAAGCCTTTTCAATTTGTTGCTCGCAAGATCGTAACAATGCAGGTGGTTGGAATTATCATCCTCTAAAAGATATTCATCCTTCCAACATCCTAATATACCTCTCGGCAGTGACCATGAGGGTTCAAGTATGAACTGTTTAACCCACGTGATTTGTGTAGTCCCAGCAGAAGGCCTAGGCTCCTCAGTCATCACCCAAAGCTCACGAGAATGACGAGATGGTTCATATTCACAACCTCCTAGAAATGCCAAAGAATTTTTCCATGAAAGTAGATCAATTCGACCAGCAATACTGCTCTCTGGTAATGGTATCGCATGGAAGACCTCGTCGCGCAAATTGAATGACAAGACATGGGATCTTAGGTCATTTATCCACAGAGGCGAGTACAGCACCCCATTCAAGGTGATTGAAGACGACGTTCCCAAGAAATAAACTGGATGTGATGAACAGCAGTTGTGGGTTTTGACTTCTCTCCAAGAATTTGTACTTCTGGTGAAGACGTTAGCTCGAATTGTGTTGTCAATTGGTTCGAGAATGCTGACTACTTTGTAATCTCTAGTGTCATGAAAGAACTCAAACCCTAGTAGATAATGATCATCCCTGCTGTCAGGAAGAAACCTAAACTGCTTTGTGGCCGGGTTCCATATAACTATATACTGCGAAAGAGGATCCGATATCTTAAGACAAACCAAGCCACTACTAGATCCCGCAGGAACCAACCAGTGCATGATTGGACAGTTTATGAAAGGTAAATCCAAGCTCAAATGTGTCGACTCATTGCGAAGCAATGATATTGTGTAAATTGAATATTCTTCATAAACCGTGGTTTTGCTGAAGAGAAGAAGGAGATTGGAATCCGAGCGTTGGAGATGAACGGCAGTGAAATAAGAGCTTTTTATGAGAGCATGCCACTCCTTTGAAACACACATAATTCGAAGTAAAGACTTCACCGGTAGTCTTGAGAGTGTTTCAATGACAACATCTTCAGCAAAACAAGTGCTTCTTCCTTTGATTTCCATTCTTTCAAAGAAGTCGAGAGCTTAGAGGAAGTTGTGTTGCGTTTGTAGAGGCCTTGCAAATTGCTGGAGTAGGTAAACGAATATTATGGCTTCGTTTGTTTCCCAGAATAGAGAATTTTCAAGTGCTATACCTTTCGGTTTGGGTGGGTTTTGGAACAACTTCTCTAAAAATTTCACTTCATAAACGAGGCGTCTACCTTTTTATAGTGTTGTTGTGGCGTTTAAGAAACGTATTCCTGAAACAAATTGGAAACCCATCCCGAAACGAATTGGAAATCCATCCCGAAACAAAAGCTGGCTTCCGGCTAGAAATATCTATTTGTGTTGATACTTCAGCTGTTATGATCAAAAGTGCAGCACAAGATCCATTACACAAACAGTTTAATAGTTCTTCAAGAATTTGGAACAAGAGGCATTGAGCAAGATTCGGATCATGATGAATACCATATAATTTTATGATCCGGATTATCATAGCCATTGCCGCCAATGCCACCATCACAATGCCAGTTTTCGAACCCTTTATTCAAAGCCTGAACTACGTATTATAGCTGAAGAAAAAGCTGGTACACAAAACAAAAGCATAACTAATCCATATATTAATCATCTCTTACACAAAAGAAAAGCATAACTAACTATAGTTAAGAGTTAAGACCTAAGATTCAGCATATATAGTTCCACCACTATATTGTACATCACTGCATAAGTACCAAATGTCAATTATCTAATTTAGCGTCATGGCACCAAGCTACTCTGCCATACAACTCTTCTCACACCCTCCTAGGCGTCAAGCCTTCTCTAGCGAGGCTAATTCTCACTCTCACCGGCCGGCGCCTATTCTTTATTTGTTTAGAGTCTAGACCACCACGCACACTTCTGTAAAGCGCACCTCTATAGGGAACACTCAAAGTGTGAGAAAAAAGCATGAGTATATACTTGGTTATGAAGAAAGTAAACACAATCACCACAGGCTTGAACAAGCTTCAACCTTTATCTCAATGAAAGGACCTAGTAGTGAAGAAAGCTTCAGAGTCTCATCACTGTGGTCGAATCCTGGAAATGACACCCCAAACTTCCTTAGACACGCACTTGTCGCCGCAATGGATAGCTGATAAGCTGAACTCTGAAGAGTCTGTACATCAATTTTGTTACCTAGGCAAGGAAGTGATCAATCAAAAAGTTACTAAAATTATACAGGCTGATGGAAAAAGTAATATACTGAAGAGAGCAAGTTGAATTTTACCACAACTTCATGCATGGTTAGCTTAGTCTACTGAAACTAGGCTCTCCACATAATTGATTGCTTTGTAATAACTGTAACTGTCTGTTTGATCATGTTGTGCAAGCTTTGTTGATTTCTGGCACGCAGGATCGTAACAATGTAGGTCTCCACAGTTGTCTTTCCCCAAAAGATGGTCCTCCTTCCAAGATCCTAATATATATTTCGGCAGTGATGACGGTTTAAGTATAAACTGTTTAACCCAAGGCATTTGTGTAGTACTAGCAGAAGGCACCTCAGTCATAATCCAAAGCTCACGAGGTAATTCGTGTTCACCTCCTAGAAAGGCCAAGGATTTTTTCCATGAGAAGAGTGCAGTTCTTGGACTAATTATCTCTGGTAATGGTATCACATGGAAGACCTCGTCGCCCAAATTGAACGACAAGACATGCGTATCTTTGTTCCTGTGTCCACAGAGGCGAATACAGCACCCCATTCAAGGTGACTCTAGATGGTATATCGTATGTCACTCCCGGATCTGGTAACGAACAACTGCTGGTTTGAACTTTCTCCAAGAATCTGTACTTCTGGTGAAGACCTTAGCTCGAATTGTGTTGTGAAGACCGGATGGGAGAATGTTGACCACTTTGTAATCTCTAATGTCATGAAAGAACTCAAGCCCCATTAGATAATGATCATCCGTCTCAGGAAGAAACCTAAACTGCTTTGTGGCTGGGTTCCATACAACTATATACTCCAACTGTTCTTCACGAAGATCACATAAAATAAGACAAACTAAGCCATTACTAGATCCGAGAGGAAAACTAAACTGCATGGTTGGACAGTTTATGAAAGGTAAATCCAAACTCACATGTATGGATTCATTGCGAAACAATGACACTGAATCTTCAGAGTCCGGTGTCTTTCTCTTGAAGTGAAGAGATAGATTAGGATCCGAGTTTTGGAGATGATTGGCAGTGAAATAAGAGCTTTTTATGAGGCCATGCCACTCCTTTGAGACACACAGAAACTGGAGTAAAGACTTCACCGGTAGTCTTGAGAGTATTTCAACTACAACATCTCCGGCAAAACAAGTGGTTCTTCCATCGATTTCCATTCTCTTAGAGAAGTGGAAAATTGTGATGCTTTTGCATAGATAGATCCGAATGAAAGGTATACCAAGACTCGTCTCGCCGGTTTAGGGTTCGACTTTCAAGAATGAAAGGCATATTTATAGGGGTTTGTAACAAGTGGTGGACTTTGAGAGTATAGTTGGACTGGGCTTTCAGTCGCACATGGGAACCCAAATAAAAAATAAACATAACAAGTGACACACTGACACCGACATATGATTTATCTGATTCCGCTGCCTCCATATAAAGGCAGTATAGAGAGCATAAAGGCATAATACCAAATGGATTTCCTTTCCAGAAATAGCATGCAACAAACAGAAGTACAGTTACGAGCTTATGATCGAAAGGGCAGCATAAGATTCATTAAAACACAGAGACACAGTTTTAATAGTCGAAGCATTAAGCTTGGACAGAGGCATTGGGCAACAAGTCTATCGGCCTCGTTATACTACCAAGTGATTCCAATTCACTAATTTGTTTCCAGGTAGTTACTGCCTCAAGCTTTCCACAATGTAAGATGCATACAGGTCCCTGCAACAGATGACCATCGTCATGAGAAGAAATAAAGATGAAGTGTATTGTTATTTGGAAGGTAAATAGGCCAGCAGGAACATGGCAAGACTAAAGTTTATATCTCACATGGAGTATTTGATGGCGTCGACGGCAGCCTCAGCTGGTAAGAAGTCTTCAACAGCAACTTCCTTGTTCTCATTCTTTTTGTCTGTCAATAGAGTTAAGGGCATAATGCAAATACCAGTAAACTGTGTAAATAAAAACGAGCAGTACCAGAAAATGAAGTATCTAGAGAAATTATTAGCAAGCATGAGGTAGTAGGATACAGTCCTCAAAGAATCGACGGATTTCTGCTAGTCGATGTGGAGG encodes:
- the LOC101312291 gene encoding F-box/kelch-repeat protein At3g06240-like, which produces MHWLGPAGSSRGLVCLKKSDILSQCIVVWNPATKQFRFLPETDDYYLLGFEFFHDIRDYKVVSILQPDLNNTIRAKVFTGNTNSWREVKSHYCCLSRPFFLGTSRSITLNGVLYAPLWIQEQRSHVLSFNLLDEVFHVIPLPESSSTDRMRLLSWKNSLAFIGGPEYEPLGELWVMTEEPSAGTAQITWVKQFILEPSALPGYILGSWKDEYLILGDDYFSNELYCYDPAIQKSARLPQLVETDRYSYYRTIDYVESLVSVD
- the LOC101312580 gene encoding putative F-box protein At3g10240-like; protein product: MEIKGRSTCFAEDVVIETLSRLPVKSLLRIMCVSKEWHALIKSSYFTAVHLQRSDSNLLLLFSKTTVYEEYSIYTISLLRNESTHLSLDLPFINCPIMHWLVPAGSSSGLVCLKISDPLSQYIVIWNPATKQFRFLPDSRDDHYLLGFEFFHDTRDYKVVSILEPIDNTIRANVFTRSTNSWREVKTHNCCSSHPVYFLGTSSSITLNGVLYSPLWINDLRSHVLSFNLRDEVFHAIPLPESSIAGRIDLLSWKNSLAFLGGCEYEPSRHSRELWVMTEEPRPSAGTTQITWVKQFILEPSWSLPRGILGCWKDEYLLEDDNSNHLHCYDLASNKLKRLPHHDHTHDYSYKKAINYVESLVSVD
- the LOC101312870 gene encoding putative F-box protein At1g32420-like codes for the protein MEIDGRTTCFAGDVVVEILSRLPVKSLLQFLCVSKEWHGLIKSSYFTANHLQNSDPNLSLHFKRKTPDSEDSVSLFRNESIHLEYIVVWNPATKQFRFLPETDDHYLMGLEFFHDIRDYKVVNILPSGLHNTIRAKVFTRSNKIDVQTLQSSAYQLSIAATSACLRKFGVSFPGFDHSDETLKLSSLLGPFIEIKVEACSSLW